In one Myripristis murdjan chromosome 5, fMyrMur1.1, whole genome shotgun sequence genomic region, the following are encoded:
- the LOC115359263 gene encoding fibroleukin has product MIPFGPLGMLPLLSLCMGALLSADTSLACPHPPCRDSLVAAPPAQPGMGAGTGTGACEGQTGMSGCRVAATFPVISDAALRVEHRQDLHQVQSKTGDVKERLVQLQRCMHSLQETRGPGSQGGQESNSLGAILALMAAVLTECDLHCHSQALRAMAKRLESAAVGREGEKDLLLLLKSITQNPPTVAPLARLHPQDCAEIYKLGIHENGIYTIQPDVHRPAVEAKCDMEVAGGGWTVFQNRQDGSLNFNRTWQEYREGFGTPQGEHWLGNAALHALTSTGQHQLRIELEDWHQQRRHATYSNFKVASEAQRYRLTVREYSGDAGNALSYSKRYNHDGRAFSTTDRDHDRYTAGNCAQYYGAGWWFDACLAANLNGRYYRGRYSGLTNGIYWGTWYILTDSRSGERYSFKSVEMKTRPRNFLGQA; this is encoded by the exons atgattCCATTTGGTCCTCTTGGAATGCttcctctgctgtcactgtgcaTGGGAGCTCTGCTGTCCGCAGACACATCCCTGGCCTGCCCACACCCTCCCTGCAGGGACAGTCTGGTGGCTGCACCACCCGCACAACCTGGGATGGGAGCAGGAACGGGTACTGGGGCCTGCGAGGGTCAAACTGGGATGTCAGGCTGTCGAGTGGCAGCCACGTTCCCAGTCATCTCTGATGCTGCTCTGAGGGTGGAGCACAGGCAGGATCTTCACCAGGTTCAGTCTAAG ACTGGAGATGTCAAAGAGCGTCTAGTTCAGCTGCAGCGCTGCATGCACTCCCTCCAGGAAACTAGGGGGCCCGGGAGCCAGGGGGGCCAGGAAAGTAACTCACTGGGGGCCATCCTGGCACTAATGGCAGCTGTGCTGACAGAGTGTGACCTCCACTGTCACAGCCAGGCCCTCAGGGCGATGGCCAAACGACTGG AAAGTGCCGCAGtgggaagagagggggagaaagatcTGCTGCTTTTACTGAAGAGCATCACACAGAATCCACCTACAG TCGCACCCTTGGCAAGGTTACATCCCCAGGACTGTGCAGAGATCTACAAGCTGGGGATCCATGAGAATGGGATCTACACCATCCAGCCTGATGTGCACAGGCCAGCTGTGGAG GCTAAATGTGACATGGAGGTGGCGGGTGGTGGGTGGACAGTGTTCCAGAATCGGCAGGACGGCTCCTTGAATTTCAACAGGACATGGCAGGAATACCGGGAAGGCTTCGGCACTCCACAGGGAGAGCACTGGCTGGGGAACGCAGCGCTGCATGCCCTTACCTCCACTGGACAACATCAACTCCGCATTGAGCTGGAGGATTGGCACCAACAGAGACGTCATGCTACCTATAGCAACTTCAAAGTGGCCTCGGAGGCGCAGAG GTATCGCCTGACAGTACGAGAGTACTCTGGTGATGCAGGCAATGCCTTGAGCTACAGCAAACGCTACAACCATGATGGCAGAGCTTTCAGCACCACCGACCGAGACCATGACCGCTACACAGCCGGCAACTGTGCTCAGTACTACGGTGCAGGCTGGTGGTTTGATGCCTGCCTCGCAGCTAACCTGAATGGGCGGTATTATCGTGGGCGCTACAGCGGGCTGACTAATGGTATCTACTGGGGAACATGGTACATCCTGACAGACAGCCGGTCTGGAGAGCGCTACTCCTTTAAGAGTGTGGAGATGAAGACAAGGCCTCGGAACTTTTTAGGACAGGCCTAA